A single region of the Nakaseomyces glabratus chromosome D, complete sequence genome encodes:
- the LMO1 gene encoding Lmo1p (CAGL0D05676g~Ortholog(s) have role in autophagy of mitochondrion, filamentous growth of a population of unicellular organisms, fungal-type cell wall organization, intracellular signal transduction and mitochondrion, plasma membrane localization) gives MTIDDADINNELSKVLESATENSLSADYAKCCFEYLRNSARDQKSSSFQHLIWQFVSACPDDVLCSQIIPEDDFWDLIKDCATNMEPELLSSILNYLFNIFLSGQDVHELGFTSLCNHLQKRHNIMEYILINLSLHSLHVNLVADTLRCIASFLKCSMLLSKYDAEKAISIVPSICFLLLEYNFPTVVTLLLSIDELRPLIIDEYLPVKMQLAKFLESKTLQQASIELKQNLYHAIRNTNIFLRSYEMEFGSLNDSMAELNQLNTLQVYDMLSFLDNSNTVFIKNLTEQLLFKSSPFPFFKVIFEVSSEMQNFLNRFDEDDDSKISMAGHILNRESLLESLMCCILRFWSESQSTSRNDMDSLLQLVPIILDKMYCSIRDTNLKRSGSAFEVGIELLESFDYSTARLWQLEMIRNLHYQQWSGQISGFVDILSNQVHDYVRHQRLLLLQKGTWAYSENPIDEGSTNPRVYFIVVSDNHANLLARRFDHKLDETPFVEDNVICTKSEANSFPNPNSTIVVPIKIIDSFASKELRAENNAAEVPQVVNISKKNIYTEVKLLDKSQKCLLQMYLDTKEAAYIWLDGLMLISKSKSRANISENTKSQIKTLIDLRKDVQLLNLPFHQELQESPEDIDEEEFYDLDTLKNLPNEFYYQ, from the coding sequence ATGACCATTGATGATGCTGATATTAACAATGAACTAAGTAAAGTGCTTGAATCGGCTACTGAGAACTCATTATCTGCAGATTATGCGAAGTGCTGCTTTGAGTATTTGAGGAATAGTGCCAGGGACCAGAAATCTTCAAGTTTCCAACATTTAATATGGCAATTCGTCTCAGCATGCCCGGATGATGTCCTCTGCTCTCAAATTATACCAGAAGATGATTTTTGGGACCTGATCAAAGATTGTGCAACAAATATGGAGCCCGAACTTTTGAGCTCAATATTAAACTACttgtttaatatttttcttagcGGTCAAGATGTTCATGAGTTAGGATTCACTTCTCTATGCAACCATTTACAGAAGAGACACAACATAATGGAATACATACTGATCAATCTTTCGCTGCATTCGTTACATGTCAATTTAGTTGCCGATACTTTGCGTTGTATTGcttcatttttgaaatgcTCAATGCTGCTTTCCAAATATGATGCGGAGAAGGCTATCTCCATAGTTCCATCCATATGTTTTTTACTCCTGGAGTATAATTTTCCTACTGTGGTAACTTTACttctttcaattgatgaattaCGACCTTTAATTATAGACGAGTATTTACCAGTGAAGATGCAGCTGGCAAAGTTTCTGGAATCAAAAACATTACAGCAAGCATCAATAGAACTTAAACAAAACCTTTACCATGCTATAAGAAAcacaaatattttcttgagAAGCTACGAAATGGAATTTGGTTCCCTAAATGACTCTATGGCTGAGCTTAACCAACTAAATACACTACAAGTTTACGATATGTTGTCTTTCCTTGACAATTCTAATACCGTTTTTATCAAGAATTTAACAGAGCAATTACTATTTAAGAGTAGCCcctttcctttttttaaGGTTATATTTGAAGTATCCTCAGAAATGCAAAACTTTTTAAACCgttttgatgaagatgatgactCCAAAATTTCCATGGCAGGCCATATATTGAACAGAGAGTCATTACTAGAGTCTTTAATGTGTTGCATACTTCGATTCTGGTCGGAATCACAGTCAACTAGTCGAAATGATATGGATTCTTTATTGCAACTGGTGCCTATTATACTGGACAAAATGTATTGTTCTATCCGAGATACTAATTTGAAGAGGTCTGGATCAGCTTTCGAAGTCGGAATTGAGCTTCTAGAATCTTTTGACTATTCCACGGCAAGACTATGGCAATTAGAGATGATTAGAAATTTGCATTATCAGCAGTGGTCTGGCCAAATTTCAGGATTCGTAGACATATTGTCAAACCAAGTACATGATTATGTGCGGCACCAACGTCTACTTTTGCTACAGAAAGGAACATGGGCATACTCAGAAAATCCAATCGATGAGGGGTCAACCAATCCACGAGTCTATTTCATTGTGGTATCAGATAATCACGCCAATTTATTGGCTAGACGATTTGACCACAAACTCGACGAGACGCCTTTTGTAGAGGACAATGTAATTTGTACTAAATCTGAAGCCAACTCATTTCCGAATCCCAATAGTACCATAGTAGTACCTATCAAAATTATCGACTCATTTGCCAGCAAAGAATTACGGGCCGAAAACAATGCAGCTGAAGTCCCCCAAGTGGTTAATATCTCGAAGAAAAACATATATACAGAGGTTAAACTACTCGATAAATCTCAGAAGTGCTTACTGCAGATGTATCTAGATACAAAGGAAGCGGCATATATTTGGTTAGATGGACTTATGCTGATTTCTAAGTCGAAATCAAGAGCAAATATTTCAGAGAATACGAAGtctcaaataaaaactttgATTGACCTTAGAAAAGATGTTCAATTACTAAACCTTCCGTTTCATCAGGAACTCCAAGAGAGTCCTGAAGATATAGACGAAGAGGAGTTTTACGATCTGGACACATTGAAGAATCTGCCGAACGAATTTTACTACCAATAA
- the MMM1 gene encoding ERMES complex subunit MMM1 (CAGL0D05698g~Ortholog(s) have role in aminophospholipid transport, hyphal growth, mitochondrial genome maintenance and mitochondrial outer membrane translocase complex assembly, more) — translation MVSALEVKSIKDSNETLISLDDYIRNTLPSQLHEILLEEFQNQDFSRGQDVSNSTHDQMIDHTLELTSDLLRNALDKQLMEVQSRTLPVRQSNQLISWSFAQGLIIGQLSVVIFLIFFVKFFIFTDASSKMDNPLPSKVSKSYLKNRRESSSIKDKRKGVLVKEESGETDLHGSLQLNDILEKTYYNVDTHSAESLDWFNVLLAQMIQQFREEAWHKDNILTSLDSFIQKRSSDLPDYLDKITITELDIGEDFPIFSNCRIQYAPNSSDKKLEAKIDIDLNDKITFGMSTRLLLNYPKKCTAALPIDLAVSMVRFQACLTVSLITAEELEFTTGNKIDDNEKNGYYLVFSFTPEYKIDFDIKSLIGARSKLENIPKISNIIEYNIKKWFAERCVEPRFQSVKLPGMWPRSKNTREEVIHKTEDESSKTPHS, via the coding sequence ATGGTTTCTGCACTTGAAGTGAAGTCAATTAAGGATTCTAATGAGACCCTGATCTCTTTGGATGATTACATTAGAAATACACTGCCATCTCAATTGCATGAAATACTGCTAGAAGAGTTTCAAAATCAGGATTTTTCAAGAGGCCAAGATGTTTCGAACTCCACCCATGATCAAATGATAGACCATACATTGGAGCTGACCTCCGATTTGTTGCGAAATGCACTAGACAAACAGTTGATGGAAGTGCAAAGTCGTACGCTACCTGTTAGACAATCAAACCAGTTAATATCGTGGTCTTTTGCTCAGGGTTTGATAATTGGACAATTGAGTGTTGTCatctttttgatattctttgttaagttcttcatcttcactGATGCATCGAGTAAAATGGACAACCCATTGCCATCAAAGGTATCCAAATCCTATTTGAAGAATAGGCGAGAATCTAGCTCTATTAAGGATAAAAGGAAAGGTGTATTAgtaaaagaagaaagtggGGAAACGGATTTGCATGGATCCCTGCAGTTAAACGACATTCTTGAGAAGACATACTATAATGTTGATACTCATTCTGCAGAGTCTTTAGATTGGTTTAATGTGTTGCTAGCACAAATGATACAGCAGTTTAGGGAAGAAGCATGGCATAAAGATAACATACTAACATCCCTGGACAGTTTCATTCAAAAACGTTCCTCAGATTTACCGGACTACCTTGACAAAATCACCATTACAGAGTTAGACATTGGTGAGGACTTCCCTATATTCTCGAATTGTAGAATTCAGTATGCACCAAACTCAAGTGATAAGAAGCTGGAAGCGAAGATAGACATTGATTTAAATGATAAGATTACTTTTGGGATGAGTACTAGATTGCTACTAAATTATCCCAAGAAATGTACTGCCGCTCTTCCAATTGATCTTGCGGTATCTATGGTACGTTTTCAGGCCTGTTTAACAGTATCACTCATTACTGCTGAGGAATTGGAGTTTACTACAGGGAATAAGATTGAcgataatgaaaaaaacGGTTATTATTTAGTATTTTCGTTCACACCTGAATATAAAATAGATTTTGATATAAAATCGTTGATAGGAGCTCGATCCaaacttgaaaatattcCAAAAATAAGTAACATTATCGAAtacaatataaaaaaatggttTGCTGAACGTTGTGTTGAACCGAGATTCCAGTCTGTGAAACTGCCAGGTATGTGGCCACGCAGTAAGAACACAAGGGAAGAAGTTATTCACAAAACGGAGGATGAATCTTCAAAAACACCTCATTCTTGA
- the SPO75 gene encoding Spo75p (CAGL0D05720g~Ortholog(s) have role in ascospore wall assembly): MDAAIKDHKCVATSNDIYVDTKSWNLTHKLISSFLNTARAGSAHKDADMSVNSFFLGIGASAGYFLFQLFAFSLLRRIASNIYQSNSVLRRYENNSTLDFSNRNPSIWERFTSKYVPRIFKESIDNYEAIVGLDGFLFMRFLKKLILLFSLLSLGIVPVLIPLHLTSSDNNKNDLTRVFNSTQPQSNRIDKINMSNISMKKSDRLVCHFIFALIIIVAFQFFIVAELKYAYGKINTTVITKSYQNIVFVDNIPAEVLKDDSKIMEYFNKIQPNSVVAAARLPNNIFEIRKTHKNIERHAYIIEKIISKIILEKFFKVGHLLLSTNDPSVEIPPTSLMVLSYHQLCQKILFNLRSFDKYFYCELKFKLQKIKPSKYFVYIPQFKRKSALEYQYDSLDREIHYYQKYLDLWLTYFPKKNEPDSSTIPGNEKMQEYSNKAFLLFNSVSQAMQFYQLLQSSSVCQWNYPMIGAHPKDIIWINIVGRNPITITLRKLAGRLIGVLVILGWIVPIAFIGLVTQIPYLTNLLPYSNHFNVTSKCLRDVTKAVFPLVTLIFLTEFVPYIFRVISYLKGCRTGAEIEMDIQRWFFMFLLVHIFFVVTISSGLSLLLEKLLISPVSIPNILAHDLPKSSNFFCSFILLRGFAYSGGNIIRLKELFFEIVYYRPRMPTPHNKMQRLKKNLFFQWGSIYPLFTVIGCICIIYSIIAPFILPLAVLSLSLVYYSFKYLFIYQFNSENISETHGKLYPEALSQLYAGIYCMELSLIGLFALFNCYKLSTSMAFMSILTVLIHAEISKKFIRRLHNLHLNSLHDYTSSDSISPRAESLESYIFPPITNEIWVPTDQMGIAENERPYLQASLSLKCDFEKAYITKFGNICINPDISE, translated from the coding sequence ATGGATGCCGCTATCAAAGATCATAAATGTGTTGCTACAAGCAATGACATTTATGTTGATACAAAAAGCTGGAATTTAACGCACAAGCTAATCTCTTCATTTTTAAATACAGCACGAGCAGGATCAGCACATAAGGATGCTGATATGTCAGTGaattccttttttttagGTATTGGCGCTTCAGCTGGTTACTTCTTGTTCCAACTGTTTGCATTTTCGTTATTGAGAAGAATTGCGTCTAATATTTACCAATCGAATAGTGTTTTGAGAAGATATGAAAATAATTCCACTCTGGATTTTTCCAATAGAAATCCAAGCATCTGGGAAAGATTCACATCGAAATATGTCCCTAGAATTTTCAAAGAGAGTATAGATAACTACGAAGCGATAGTGGGCTTGGATGGATTTCTGTTTATGAGATTTCTTAAAAAGctaattttattgttttcccTACTGAGTTTGGGGATAGTACCTGTACTAATTCCATTGCATTTAACATCTAGtgataacaataaaaatgatCTCACAAGGGTCTTCAACTCTACACAACCACAATCGAATAGGATAGATAAGATAAATATGTCTAATATTTCAATGAAAAAATCAGATAGACTGGTATGCCATTTCATCTTTGCTTTAATCATAATCGTTgcatttcaattttttattgtgGCTGAACTTAAATACGCATATGGTAAAATAAACACAACAGTCATAACTAAAAGCTACCAAAACATAGTATTTGTTGATAACATTCCTGCCGAAGTTTTAAAGGATGACAGTAAAATTATGgaatatttcaataaaatacaaCCTAACAGTGTAGTTGCGGCAGCAAGGCTCccaaataatattttcgAAATACGCAAAACTCATAAGAATATTGAAAGGCATGCCTACATAATCgaaaaaattatttcaaaaataatacttgaaaaatttttcaaggTAGGCCATTTGTTATTAAGCACAAATGATCCTTCAGTTGAAATTCCACCAACATCTTTAATGGTGCTATCGTACCATCAACTTTGCCAGAAGATTTTATTCAACCTGCGCTCATTTGACAAGTATTTTTATTGCGAACTTAAATTTAAActccaaaaaataaagccGAGTAAATACTTCGTTTACATTCCACAgtttaaaagaaaatcagCCTTAGAATATCAATACGATTCACTAGACAGAGAAATACactattatcaaaaatatttggacTTATGGTTGACATACTTCCCTAAGAAAAATGAGCCAGATTCGAGTACAATACCTGGCAATGAAAAAATGCAGGAATACTCGAACAAAGCTTTCCTTCTTTTTAACTCAGTATCTCAAGCCATGCAATTTTATCAGTTATTACAATCTTCATCAGTTTGTCAATGGAATTATCCAATGATAGGTGCTCACCCGAAGGATATAATATGGATTAACATAGTGGGCAGAAACCCAATTACAATTACACTGAGGAAGTTGGCAGGTCGTTTGATAGGTGTGCTTGTGATATTAGGTTGGATAGTACCTATCGCATTCATAGGTTTAGTCACTCAAATTCCATATTTGACAAATCTCTTACCCTATTCCAATCATTTTAATGTAACTTCCAAGTGTCTGAGGGATGTAACTAAAGCTGTCTTTCCCCTCGTAACATTAATTTTCCTCACTGAATTTGTACCATATATCTTTAGGGTTATAAGTTATCTTAAAGGTTGTAGAACTGGTGCGGAAATAGAAATGGATATTCAGAGATGgttttttatgtttttgttAGTCCATATATTCTTTGTTGTCACAATTTCATCAGGCCTATCACTTCTTCTAGAAAAGTTACTTATAAGCCCTGTCAGCATCCCGAACATTTTGGCTCATGATTTGCCTAAAAGTTCCAACTTCTTCTgctcttttattttgttaaGAGGTTTTGCCTATTCTGGAGGAAACATCATACGTTTGAAAGAGCTATTCTTCGAAATAGTTTATTATAGACCAAGGATGCCTACACCCCATAATAAGATGCAAAGGCTTAAAAAgaatcttttctttcagtGGGGTAGTATTTATCCGCTTTTCACAGTTATTGGatgtatttgtattatttaCAGCATTATTGCCCCATTTATACTACCTTTAGCAGTCCTATCATTGTCATTGGTCTATTATTCATTCAAGTACTTATTCATTTATCAATTCAATTCTGAGAATATTTCAGAAACGCATGGTAAACTATACCCTGAAGCTCTATCACAGCTTTATGCTGGTATTTACTGTATGGAACTCTCCCTAATCGGATTGTTTGCTTTGTTCAACTGTTACAAACTCTCTACTTCAATGGCCTTTATGAGCATTTTAACTGTATTGATACATGctgaaatatcaaaaaaatttattcGTAGGCTTCATAATTTACACTTGAACAGTTTACATGATTACACCTCAAGTGACTCAATTTCACCAAGAGCGGAATCTCTTGaaagttatatttttccGCCGATAACAAATGAAATATGGGTGCCAACAGATCAAATGGGTATCGCGGAGAATGAAAGGCCTTATTTACAAGCTAGTCTATCACTAAAATGCGATTTTGAAAAAGCATATATTACCAAATTTGGGAATATTTGCATCAACCCAGATATATCAGAGTGA
- the OST1 gene encoding dolichyl-diphosphooligosaccharide--protein glycotransferase subunit OST1 (CAGL0D05742g~Ortholog(s) have endoplasmic reticulum localization), with amino-acid sequence MKAFAINWAFLFLFLGQVFGQAQEQKPYSGEASEKLAQEKPEWENLEYQRYLDLSGTGLAEEIRIVAKNVGDKPATDYHMLLPRNVIDNLSVFTATADNSSFVSFRALSATLKQLNNTAIGYGFLGLPRSVEPGETINLRLIYKFNDCGTPKPKKIGLGEDQFLVYETDRLPLSQYPTKMSILKITGSTDMSELDIGSVPEEYQGTFDDNVMTFGPFEDINALNVENKIKLRYLHNLALNEVIYLKRDIWVSHWASTIQFVEYNEYHNKGAELKNGFSRLEVMKNVQAANSPTVRGIIENHLPEQATEHYFVDKVGQVSTSQVLNNLFYLKPRFPIFGGWFYNYTIGWTNELSDFLRVSDMDSEEFILAVPLLNGPKDTAYDEVEYSVYLPEGATVIDTKSPLPVVQTTTSFESSYFDLKNGHTKVTLKFRNLVSELADGKILITYKLTNANFYGKFLNISLYGFIALMAIFLLNSINLRVSKN; translated from the coding sequence ATGAAGGCGTTTGCTATCAATTGGGcgtttcttttcttgtttttaGGCCAAGTCTTTGGTCAAGCCCAAGAACAAAAACCATATTCTGGTGAGGCCTCTGAAAAGCTGGCCCAGGAGAAGCCAGAATGGGAGAACTTAGAGTATCAAAGGTATCTAGATTTGAGTGGTACTGGTTTGGCAGAGGAGATACGTATAGTTGCTAAGAATGTCGGCGACAAGCCAGCTACTGACTATCACATGTTACTTCCTCGCAATGTTATTGATAATCTATCTGTTTTCACCGCCACTGCTGATAATTCTTCCTTTGTCAGCTTTAGAGCTCTATCAGCTACACTAAAGCAATTGAACAATACAGCCATTGGCTATGGTTTCTTGGGATTGCCAAGATCTGTTGAACCTGGTGAGACTATTAATTTGAGATTGATTTACAAGTTCAACGATTGTGGAACtccaaaaccaaaaaaaattggtcTTGGTGAAGATCAGTTTTTGGTATATGAGACAGATAGATTGCCTCTATCACAATATCCAACCAAAATGTCTATTCTAAAGATCACAGGTTCTACTGATATGTCTGAATTGGATATTGGATCCGTCCCTGAGGAATATCAGGGCacatttgatgataatgtCATGACTTTTGGTCCTTTTGAAGACATTAATGCTTTGAACGTTGAAAATAAGATTAAACTGCGTTATCTACATAACTTGGCATTGAATGAGGTTATTTATCTAAAGAGAGACATTTGGGTATCTCATTGGGCTTCAACCATACAGTTCGTAGAATACAATGAATATCACAACAAGGGTGCTGAACTAAAGAATGGTTTCTCCAGATTAGAAGTTATGAAGAATGTACAGGCTGCTAATAGCCCAACAGTAAGAGGAATCATTGAGAATCATCTACCAGAACAAGCCACCGAACATTATTTCGTCGACAAAGTGGGGCAAGTGAGCACTTCACAAGTTCTCAACAATTTGTTCTACTTGAAACCCAGGTTCCCTATCTTTGGTGGATGGTTCTACAACTATACTATTGGCTGGACTAATGAGTTATCTGATTTTTTGAGAGTCAGTGATATGGATTCAGAGGAGTTCATTCTTGCTGTACCATTACTAAATGGTCCAAAGGACACAGCTTATGATGAAGTTGAATACTCTGTATATCTACCAGAAGGTGCCACTGTAATCGATACAAAGAGTCCTTTACCTGTTGTTCAAACAACTACTTCATTCGAGAGTTCCTACtttgatttgaagaatggtCATACTAAAGTCACTTTGAAATTTAGAAACTTGGTTAGTGAGTTGGCAGATGGTAAGATCTTGATTACTTACAAATTAACAAATGCTAACTTCTATGGAAAGTTTTTAAACATCTCTCTATATGGGTTTATTGCCCTTATGGCTATCTTCCTTCTAAACTCCATCAACCTAAGAGTATCAAAGAATTAG
- the SFI1 gene encoding Sfi1p (CAGL0D05764g~Ortholog(s) have role in G2/M transition of mitotic cell cycle, spindle assembly, spindle pole body duplication and half bridge of spindle pole body localization): MNNEEGSVSTEALLNGDLDAATDSLIAGNVSSLMDKVHISHPVGESINTIRGGNRSTEYQVVTDSWDVLRDMLDPFFQRIAKFLELNGLSPTFLSVFKIYLRILKDNNLDPLADDYLLCLQNELGRSLVMSSVLEELLVYFLIRPANMYISMALFEHKQNRSISFSYLKQMESIYLLKSQERKMLLARDHALILRILERWRDELDVKGNLWYEKANEFKDVCSKILGYDLWMKKAESNQNKMKLADEYFMDKSLKRVIKSLQKLKNAEQSLQFVQDKIMLKHYMQIWQLSHRSKQFSVRNNNIMKISIRKWLNRIQCATSKCKIAYRFRERHEIQIAFTRFKNEYDRRQHYNEGLEERGDQLIKRKSFKIFLHTFELRKLLRNVLIRNEYNSQRKYMEIWKRRTNQIKLADDIRLSQLVRKSNQIISMWHKNVILEQLLTKHNTDKLRKQFILKWRLATKYKVFMRNTDKLLKLHKLEIWKSNSRDLQRANHFRKTKMLQNTYTNLTKIYGKINKMQRNSALLCEYHLKRNTLLQMKIFENKKVVLMGRQQRFVKVKYWKIIKDIYDTDIALKNLEATSLSAKLSRLLLKRYFRIWMENYQDVREIKLTVIENEVTKIMHDHLKKRFLKTLLFAVYAIEADKTYERSLKLNVYLKWLVNSESLKENERQLTTLLAKQKIRHHYLLWKEHSKKVNQLNIILDNKKSTLSSHHLHKYLQIWSNRLKNNSSLIEKIQLRWSRALLRGCLQSWKEKSKNRGSASLSDELDTAYKTPHRENVRKYDVLNFSDAKYRQAMRTKKIASPIKASSVLESVLKRRVDNPYKLTDENATQMTIENGKEQMKKIESSISKLAFSDVPQLTPNDARLRGSPGRRA, translated from the coding sequence ATGAACAATGAAGAGGGTAGTGTATCGACGGAAGCACTGCTTAATGGTGATTTGGATGCTGCTACGGATTCCCTAATTGCAGGCAATGTCTCATCCTTGATGGACAAAGTGCATATTTCACACCCAGTTGGTGAGTCAATTAATACTATTCGTGGAGGAAATCGTTCAACAGAGTATCAAGTGGTTACAGATTCCTGGGATGTGTTAAGAGATATGCTTGATCCTTTCTTCCAGCGCATAGCCAAGTTTCTGGAGTTGAATGGTCTGTCACCCACGTTTTTGTCAGTATTTAAGATCTATTTGAGGATACTAAAGGATAACAATTTGGATCCACTTGCTGATGATTATCTTTTGTGTTTGCAGAATGAGCTTGGTAGATCACTTGTTATGAGCAGTGTGTTAGAAGAACTGCTTGTATACTTTTTAATTAGGCCTGCTAATATGTATATCTCTATGGCACTTTTTGAACACAAACAAAATAGATCAATCTCCTTTTCGTATCTTAAGCAAATGGAATCCATATATCTTCTAAAATCACAGGAGAGGAAGATGTTACTGGCAAGAGATCATGCTCTGATACTGAGAATCTTGGAACGGTGGAGAGATGAGTTAGACGTGAAAGGCAATTTGTGGTATGAAAAGGCTAATGAATTTAAAGATGTTTGCTCGAAGATTTTAGGGTATGACCTATGGATGAAAAAGGCTgaatcaaatcaaaataaaatgaaattggCCGATGAATATTTCATGGATAAATCACTGAAAAGGGTTATAAAAAGTCTacaaaaactgaaaaatgcTGAACAGTCCTTACAATTTGTTCAAGATAAGATAATGTTAAAACACTATATGCAAATATGGCAATTGTCTCATAGGTCAAAACAGTTTTCAGTCAGAAACAACAATATAATGAAGATTTCAATCAGGAAATGGCTTAATAGAATTCAATGTGCGACAAGTAAATGCAAGATTGCTTATAGATTCAGAGAAAGACATGAAATACAGATTGCATTTACCAGGTTTAAGAATGAATATGATAGAAGACAGCACTATAACGAAGGCTTAGAGGAAAGAGGTGATCAATTGATCAAGAGAAAGtcttttaaaatttttttacatACATTTGAACTTCGAAAACTGTTGCGAAATGTACTCATTAGAAATGAATACAACTCACAGCGAAAATATATGGAAATATGGAAAAGGCGCACCAATCAAATTAAGCTAGCTGATGATATTAGACTGAGTCAGTTGGTAAGAAAATCTAACCAAATCATTTCAATGTGGCACAAGAATGTTATCCTTGAACAATTGCTAACCAAACACAATACCGATAAGTTACGGAAGCAATTCATACTTAAATGGAGATTAGCAACAAAGTACAAAGTTTTCATGAGAAATACAGACAAACTCTTGAAATTGCATAAACTAGAGATTTGGAAAAGCAACTCAAGAGACTTACAGAGGGCAAACCATTTTAGAAAAACTAAGATGCTACAAAATACATACACTAACTTAACTAAGATTTATGGAAAGATCAATAAGATGCAAAGAAATTCAGCATTACTATGCGAGTATCATTTGAAAAGGAATACATTGTTACAAATGaagatttttgaaaataaaaaagtcGTTTTGATGGGACGGCAACAGAGGTTTGTGAAAGTAAAATATTGGAAAATCATTAAAGACATATATGATACAGATATAGCTCTTAAAAATTTGGAAGCTACATCACTATCAGCAAAGTTATCACGCTTACTACTAAAAAGATACTTCAGGATATGGATGGAAAACTATCAAGATGTAAGGGAGATAAAACTAACAGTCATCGAAAATGAAGTGACCAAGATAATGCATGATCATCTCAAGAAGCGATTTTTAAAGACCCTTTTATTCGCAGTATACGCAATTGAGGCCGATAAAACTTATGAGCGGTCATTAAAATTAAACGTATACCTGAAATGGCTAGTTAATTCAGAGTCACttaaagaaaatgagaGACAGCTGACCACATTATTAGCTAAACAGAAGATTCGTCATCATTACCTTTTGTGGAAAGAACATTCTAAGAAGGTAAACCAACTAAACATCATACTGGATAATAAAAAGTCAACATTATCTTCCCATCATTTACATAAGTATTTGCAAATTTGGTCCAACAGACTGAAAAATAACTCTTCCCTTATCGAAAAAATACAACTAAGGTGGTCGAGAGCCCTTTTAAGAGGGTGCTTACAATCATGGAAAGAGAAATCTAAAAACAGAGGGTCAGCCTCCCTATCTGATGAGCTTGATACAGCTTATAAAACACCTCACAGAGAAAATGTACGTAAGTATGACGTGCTTAACTTCAGTGATGCAAAATATAGACAAGCAATGAGAACAAAGAAGATTGCGAGCCCAATTAAAGCTTCATCTGTTCTCGAATCTGTATTAAAAAGACGAGTGGATAATCCATACAAACTTACAGATGAAAATGCAACTCAAATGACAATAGAAAATGGTAAAGaacaaatgaagaaaatagaatCTAGCATCTCAAAGTTAGCATTCAGTGACGTTCCACAGTTGACACCAAATGATGCGCGCCTCAGAGGTTCACCCGGTAGAAGAGCGTAA